Proteins from one Sphaeramia orbicularis chromosome 17, fSphaOr1.1, whole genome shotgun sequence genomic window:
- the LOC115437741 gene encoding transmembrane 6 superfamily member 2-like isoform X1 yields the protein MRPPAEVSVFLLSLLAPCVLYTMNNIPALQEPLPILGMGMVVLGSVLLLLLLTVRHKKNLDPLFYVFAEFSFTCMVGLTNALEQDGFISGFMAFYVKSGEPHLSTAYAVMMSYWEGIIHFILFLTIIHRMFKGKSYHSLGLLWVGSSIAHQIVLIPGVVIGKFGSNIRPAFWRNVPFFLVPFWAASVLFSRPREMPIITADKIAAEQKKGLLTRPVDLLLSLLLLGAMVFSVFRGFVVLDCPLDACFTYIYQYEPYLKDPVSFPRVMMLMYLFYALPLMTAFIYGLKTPGCSWMLDWTIFFAGAMVQAQWCHIGASLHSRTPFTYRVPTDKWWPVITLNVLLAAVPPLLALRCYTNPAYFMKPVPKGQTSNEKKKK from the exons ATGAGGCCACCGGCTGAAGTGTCCGTGTTTCTGCTGTCTCTATTGGCTCCGTGTGTTTTATACACCATGAACAACATCCCTGCACTTCAGGA ACCGTTACCGATCCTAGGAATGGGAATGGTTGTCCTGGGAtcagttctcctcctcctcctcctcactgtgCGGCACAAGAAGAACCTGGACCCCTTATTCTATG tgtttgcaGAGTTCTCCTTCACATGCATGGTGGGCCTCACCAATGCGTTAGAGCAGGACGGCTTCATCTCTGGCTTCATGGCCTTCTACGTGAAGTcg GGTGAGCCTCACCTGAGCACCGCCTACGCTGTGATGATGTCATACTGGGAAGGCATCATTcacttcatcctcttcctcaccATCATCCATCGCATGTTCAAGGG GAAGTCCTATCATAGCTTGGGGCTGCTGTGGGTGGGATCCTCCATCGCACATCAAATAGTTCTGATCCCAGGAGTGGTCATAG GTAAATTTGGGTCTAACATCCGACCAGCTTTCTGGAGGAACGTGCCCTTCTTTCTGGTGCCTTTCTGGGCAGCGTCTGTACTCTTCAGCCGACCCAGAGAGATGCCGATCATAACTGCAGATAAG ATTGCAGCGGAGCAGAAGAAAGGCCTGTTGACTCGACCTGTCGACCTGCTTCTGTCACTTCTGTTACTGGGAGCaatggttttctctgttttcagagGCTTT GTGGTTCTGGATTGTCCTTTAGATGCCTGTTTCACCTACATTTACCAGTATGAGCCCTACCTCAAAGACCCGGTCAGCTTCCCCAGAGTTAtg ATGCTGATGTATTTATTCTATGCCCTGCCCCTGATGACCGCCTTCATCTATGGACTGAAAACACCAGGCTGCAGCTGGATGTTAGACTGGACAATTTTCTTTGCAGGAGCCATGGTTCAG GCCCAGTGGTGTCATATCGGAGCATCTCTGCACTCCCGCACTCCCTTCACGTATCGAGTCCCAACAGACAAATGGTGGCCTGTTATCACTCTCAATGTGTTGCTCGCTGCTGTGCCGCCTCTGTTGGCCCTGCGCTGCTATACCAACCCTGCTTATTTTATGAAACCTGTTCCCAAAGGACAGACCAGCAacgagaagaagaaaaagtag
- the LOC115437741 gene encoding transmembrane 6 superfamily member 2-like isoform X2 codes for MGMVVLGSVLLLLLLTVRHKKNLDPLFYVFAEFSFTCMVGLTNALEQDGFISGFMAFYVKSGEPHLSTAYAVMMSYWEGIIHFILFLTIIHRMFKGKSYHSLGLLWVGSSIAHQIVLIPGVVIGKFGSNIRPAFWRNVPFFLVPFWAASVLFSRPREMPIITADKIAAEQKKGLLTRPVDLLLSLLLLGAMVFSVFRGFVVLDCPLDACFTYIYQYEPYLKDPVSFPRVMMLMYLFYALPLMTAFIYGLKTPGCSWMLDWTIFFAGAMVQAQWCHIGASLHSRTPFTYRVPTDKWWPVITLNVLLAAVPPLLALRCYTNPAYFMKPVPKGQTSNEKKKK; via the exons ATGGGAATGGTTGTCCTGGGAtcagttctcctcctcctcctcctcactgtgCGGCACAAGAAGAACCTGGACCCCTTATTCTATG tgtttgcaGAGTTCTCCTTCACATGCATGGTGGGCCTCACCAATGCGTTAGAGCAGGACGGCTTCATCTCTGGCTTCATGGCCTTCTACGTGAAGTcg GGTGAGCCTCACCTGAGCACCGCCTACGCTGTGATGATGTCATACTGGGAAGGCATCATTcacttcatcctcttcctcaccATCATCCATCGCATGTTCAAGGG GAAGTCCTATCATAGCTTGGGGCTGCTGTGGGTGGGATCCTCCATCGCACATCAAATAGTTCTGATCCCAGGAGTGGTCATAG GTAAATTTGGGTCTAACATCCGACCAGCTTTCTGGAGGAACGTGCCCTTCTTTCTGGTGCCTTTCTGGGCAGCGTCTGTACTCTTCAGCCGACCCAGAGAGATGCCGATCATAACTGCAGATAAG ATTGCAGCGGAGCAGAAGAAAGGCCTGTTGACTCGACCTGTCGACCTGCTTCTGTCACTTCTGTTACTGGGAGCaatggttttctctgttttcagagGCTTT GTGGTTCTGGATTGTCCTTTAGATGCCTGTTTCACCTACATTTACCAGTATGAGCCCTACCTCAAAGACCCGGTCAGCTTCCCCAGAGTTAtg ATGCTGATGTATTTATTCTATGCCCTGCCCCTGATGACCGCCTTCATCTATGGACTGAAAACACCAGGCTGCAGCTGGATGTTAGACTGGACAATTTTCTTTGCAGGAGCCATGGTTCAG GCCCAGTGGTGTCATATCGGAGCATCTCTGCACTCCCGCACTCCCTTCACGTATCGAGTCCCAACAGACAAATGGTGGCCTGTTATCACTCTCAATGTGTTGCTCGCTGCTGTGCCGCCTCTGTTGGCCCTGCGCTGCTATACCAACCCTGCTTATTTTATGAAACCTGTTCCCAAAGGACAGACCAGCAacgagaagaagaaaaagtag